Proteins from a single region of Sediminitomix flava:
- a CDS encoding SDR family NAD(P)-dependent oxidoreductase translates to MTKLKDKTILITGACAGIGKALLIQGLIQKAKSIIYLDKDLTQVHRLYHEFQPTHCELRGEVVDISNPNEVKEIAQQLAEEDIHIDILFNNAGVMIGKYFHEMQTEEIDLLMDVNAKGSMYVASALLPRMIERKQGHIVNITSIAGLVSCPQMSVYCASKWASTGWSESLRLEMEQLKTNIKVTTVQPGHVNTTMFTGFKSNFLTPTLTAEEVAKQIVKGVGKNKIFVRMPFMNRLSPFIKGILPVRWFDLLIGRGLGIYDSMANFEGNNPLKSKEEKVTN, encoded by the coding sequence ATGACAAAACTCAAAGATAAAACCATTCTGATTACTGGTGCATGTGCAGGAATTGGGAAAGCTTTACTTATTCAAGGGCTAATTCAGAAGGCTAAATCAATCATTTATTTAGATAAAGATTTAACACAAGTTCACCGACTTTATCATGAGTTTCAACCAACTCATTGTGAACTGAGGGGAGAAGTTGTTGATATTTCTAATCCTAACGAAGTAAAAGAAATTGCACAACAATTAGCTGAGGAAGATATTCATATCGATATTCTTTTCAATAATGCGGGCGTCATGATTGGAAAATACTTTCATGAAATGCAGACAGAGGAAATAGACTTATTGATGGATGTAAATGCCAAAGGGAGTATGTATGTGGCTTCTGCATTATTACCAAGAATGATTGAACGAAAGCAAGGACACATTGTAAATATAACTTCAATAGCTGGTTTGGTGTCATGCCCTCAAATGAGTGTGTATTGTGCATCGAAGTGGGCAAGTACAGGTTGGTCTGAGTCTTTGCGCTTGGAAATGGAACAGCTAAAGACAAATATAAAAGTGACTACTGTTCAACCAGGACACGTAAATACCACAATGTTTACAGGCTTTAAATCAAATTTCTTAACTCCAACACTCACAGCAGAAGAAGTTGCGAAACAAATTGTTAAGGGAGTTGGTAAGAATAAAATATTTGTACGAATGCCATTTATGAATAGGTTATCACCTTTTATCAAGGGAATTCTTCCTGTAAGATGGTTTGACTTATTGATCGGAAGAGGGTTGGGAATTTACGATTCAATGGCAAATTTTGAGGGGAATAATCCTTTGAAGTCAAAAGAAGAAAAAGTGACAAATTAA